One part of the Sus scrofa isolate TJ Tabasco breed Duroc chromosome 8, Sscrofa11.1, whole genome shotgun sequence genome encodes these proteins:
- the MYOZ2 gene encoding myozenin-2 isoform X1 encodes MKNLLSFSFFSPYSLTLLQQRKESATSSLPAGSKSQDVDGMDLGKKVSIPRDIMLEELSHLSNRGARLFKMRQRRSDKYTFENFQYESKAQINHNIAMQNGKLDGNNLESGSQQAPFTPPNTPDPRSPPNPENIAPGYSGPLKEIPPERFNTTAVPKYYQSPWEQAISNDPELLEALYPKLFKPEGKAELPDYRSFNRVATPFGGFEKASKIVKFKVPDFELLLLTDPRFMAFANPLSGRRSFNRTPKGWISENIPIVITTEPTEDTTIPESDDL; translated from the exons atgaaaaatctactgtcattctcatttttttctccctatag TCTGACACTGCTTCAGCAGAGGAAGGAGAGTGCCACCTCATCACTGCCAGCTGGAAGTAAAAGTCAAG aTGTAGATGGCATGGACCTGGGCAAAAAAGTCAGCATTCCCAGGGACATCATGTTGGAAGAATTATCCCACCTCAGTAACCGTGGTGCCAGACTATTTAAGATGCGACAAAGAAGATCTGACAAATACacatttgaaaatttccagtATGAATCTAAAGCTCAAATAAAC CACAATATTGCCATGCAGAATGGGAAACTGGATGGGAACAACTTGGAAAGTGGTTCACAACAAGCCCCATTTACTCCTCCCAACACCCCGGATCCACGAAGTCCCCCAAATCCAGAAAACATTGCACCAG gataTTCTGGACCACTGAAGGAAATTCCTCCTGAAAGATTCAACACCACAGCTGTCCCTAAGTACTACCAGTCACCCTGGGAACAGGCCATTAGCAATGATCCGGAACTTTTAGAGGCTTTATACCCTAAACTTTTCAAGCCTGAAGGAAAGGCAGAACTGCCTGATTACAGGAGCTTTAACAG AGTTGCTACCCCATTTGGAGGTTTTGAAAAAGCATCAAAAATAGTTAAATTCAAGGTTCCAGATTTTGAGCTACTACTTCTCACAGATCCCAGGTTCATGGCCTTTGCCAATCCTCTTTCTGGCAGACGGTCCTTCAATAGGACTCCTAAGGGATGGATATCTGAGAATATTCCTATAGTGATAACAACTGAACCCACAGAGGATACTACCATACCAGAATCAGATGACCTATGA
- the MYOZ2 gene encoding myozenin-2 encodes MLSHNTMVKQRKQQASAIMKEIHGNDVDGMDLGKKVSIPRDIMLEELSHLSNRGARLFKMRQRRSDKYTFENFQYESKAQINHNIAMQNGKLDGNNLESGSQQAPFTPPNTPDPRSPPNPENIAPGYSGPLKEIPPERFNTTAVPKYYQSPWEQAISNDPELLEALYPKLFKPEGKAELPDYRSFNRVATPFGGFEKASKIVKFKVPDFELLLLTDPRFMAFANPLSGRRSFNRTPKGWISENIPIVITTEPTEDTTIPESDDL; translated from the exons aTGTAGATGGCATGGACCTGGGCAAAAAAGTCAGCATTCCCAGGGACATCATGTTGGAAGAATTATCCCACCTCAGTAACCGTGGTGCCAGACTATTTAAGATGCGACAAAGAAGATCTGACAAATACacatttgaaaatttccagtATGAATCTAAAGCTCAAATAAAC CACAATATTGCCATGCAGAATGGGAAACTGGATGGGAACAACTTGGAAAGTGGTTCACAACAAGCCCCATTTACTCCTCCCAACACCCCGGATCCACGAAGTCCCCCAAATCCAGAAAACATTGCACCAG gataTTCTGGACCACTGAAGGAAATTCCTCCTGAAAGATTCAACACCACAGCTGTCCCTAAGTACTACCAGTCACCCTGGGAACAGGCCATTAGCAATGATCCGGAACTTTTAGAGGCTTTATACCCTAAACTTTTCAAGCCTGAAGGAAAGGCAGAACTGCCTGATTACAGGAGCTTTAACAG AGTTGCTACCCCATTTGGAGGTTTTGAAAAAGCATCAAAAATAGTTAAATTCAAGGTTCCAGATTTTGAGCTACTACTTCTCACAGATCCCAGGTTCATGGCCTTTGCCAATCCTCTTTCTGGCAGACGGTCCTTCAATAGGACTCCTAAGGGATGGATATCTGAGAATATTCCTATAGTGATAACAACTGAACCCACAGAGGATACTACCATACCAGAATCAGATGACCTATGA
- the MYOZ2 gene encoding myozenin-2 isoform X2 codes for MDLGKKVSIPRDIMLEELSHLSNRGARLFKMRQRRSDKYTFENFQYESKAQINHNIAMQNGKLDGNNLESGSQQAPFTPPNTPDPRSPPNPENIAPGYSGPLKEIPPERFNTTAVPKYYQSPWEQAISNDPELLEALYPKLFKPEGKAELPDYRSFNRVATPFGGFEKASKIVKFKVPDFELLLLTDPRFMAFANPLSGRRSFNRTPKGWISENIPIVITTEPTEDTTIPESDDL; via the exons ATGGACCTGGGCAAAAAAGTCAGCATTCCCAGGGACATCATGTTGGAAGAATTATCCCACCTCAGTAACCGTGGTGCCAGACTATTTAAGATGCGACAAAGAAGATCTGACAAATACacatttgaaaatttccagtATGAATCTAAAGCTCAAATAAAC CACAATATTGCCATGCAGAATGGGAAACTGGATGGGAACAACTTGGAAAGTGGTTCACAACAAGCCCCATTTACTCCTCCCAACACCCCGGATCCACGAAGTCCCCCAAATCCAGAAAACATTGCACCAG gataTTCTGGACCACTGAAGGAAATTCCTCCTGAAAGATTCAACACCACAGCTGTCCCTAAGTACTACCAGTCACCCTGGGAACAGGCCATTAGCAATGATCCGGAACTTTTAGAGGCTTTATACCCTAAACTTTTCAAGCCTGAAGGAAAGGCAGAACTGCCTGATTACAGGAGCTTTAACAG AGTTGCTACCCCATTTGGAGGTTTTGAAAAAGCATCAAAAATAGTTAAATTCAAGGTTCCAGATTTTGAGCTACTACTTCTCACAGATCCCAGGTTCATGGCCTTTGCCAATCCTCTTTCTGGCAGACGGTCCTTCAATAGGACTCCTAAGGGATGGATATCTGAGAATATTCCTATAGTGATAACAACTGAACCCACAGAGGATACTACCATACCAGAATCAGATGACCTATGA